The Daucus carota subsp. sativus chromosome 7, DH1 v3.0, whole genome shotgun sequence genome window below encodes:
- the LOC108193305 gene encoding KH domain-containing protein At2g38610, whose translation MSGLYNPNFSPARAASPQIRTNPDVETSQYLTELLGEHQKLQPFMQVLPICTKLLNQEILRISGMLPNQGFNDFDRLRHRSPSPMASSNLVPNMPRTAIGGWNGLPQERLSGPPAMTMDWQGAPASPSSFTVKRILRLDIPVDTYPNFNFVGRLLGPRGNSLKRVEATTGCRVYIRGKGSIKDPDKEEKLRGRPGYEHLNEQLHILIEADLPANVVDMRLRQAQEIIEELLKPVDESQDFIKRQQLRELALLNSNFREDSPGPSGSVSPFNTSGMKRAKTGR comes from the exons ATGTCCGGCCTCTACAACCCCAACTTCTCGCCGGCCAGAGCTGCTTCTCCTCAGATTCGAACTAACCCAGATGTTGAAACCAG TCAGTATTTGACGGAGCTGTTGGGGGAGCATCAGAAGCTTCAGCCTTTTATGCAAGTCTTGCCCATTTGCACCAAGCTTTTGAATCAAG AAATTCTACGGATTTCCGGGATGCTCCCCAACCAAGGTTTTAATGATTTTGACAGACTGCGCCATAGAAGTCCAAGTCCTATGGCATCTTCGAATCTTGTGCCAAACATGCCTCGGACTGCAATAGGTGGCTGGAATGGCCTTCCTCAAGAG AGATTAAGTGGCCCTCCTGCGATGACAATGGACTGGCAAGGTGCACCGGCAAGTCCTAGTTCATTCACTGTGAAGAGGATCCTGCGCTTGGATATTCCAGTTGATACTTATCCAAAT TTCAATTTTGTTGGGCGACTTTTGGGTCCTAGAGGAAATTCTCTGAAACGAGTTGAAGCTACTACAGGATGTCGTGTGTATATTAGAGGAAAAGGTTCAATAAAGGACCCGGACAag GAAGAGAAGCTAAGAGGAAGACCTGGGTATGAGCACTTGAATGAACAACTCCACATTTTGATTGAGGCTGACTTACCTGCTAATGTTGTTGACATGAGGTTACGGCAAGCTCAAGAGATAATTGAGGAATTGCTCAAGCCTGTG GATGAGTCGCAGGATTTCATCAAGAGACAACAGTTACGTGAGCTCGCTTTGCTGAATTCGAATTTCAGGGAAGATAGTCCGGGGCCGAGTGGGAGTGTATCTCCTTTTAATACGAGTGGCATGAAACGTGCAAAAACTGGACGTTAA
- the LOC108195948 gene encoding protein RETICULATA-RELATED 3, chloroplastic — MSSMAQLHRSLIPSHYHQFKSNASMDRVHNNLAFPSTPTSSNLFISPLPKVQLTPNFLTTKFHFPCAAVAGGGSINDGIGGSSGGGGGNGNNNGDGSSSPNPDDSSSLDGFGPLGAFLSGWRSRVAADPQFPFKVLMEEIVGVSACVLGDMATRPNFGLNELDFVFSTLVVGSILNFTLMYLLAPTLASSGSALPAFFARCPPSHMFEPGPFSVVDRFGTFVYKGLVFAGVGFAAGLVGTALSNGLIMMRKKMDPTFETPNKAPPTLLNALTWAAHMGISSNFRYQTLNGVEYVLAKGLPSFVFKTSVVVLRVMNNVLGGMSFVVLARLTGSQSSGAKEVKLVTSEEVEALAATSADEKEKLLQDCDSGESVPK, encoded by the coding sequence ATGTCTTCAATGGCTCAACTTCACCGGTCACTTATACCCAGTCACTATCACCAATTCAAGTCCAATGCATCCATGGATCGTGTTCATAATAATCTTGCTTTCCCTTCCACACCTACATCCTCAAACCTCTTCATCTCTCCTCTTCCTAAAGTTCAGCTCACCCCTAATTTCCTCACAACCAAGTTTCATTTTCCTTGTGCCGCTGTAGCTGGCGGTGGTAGCATCAATGATGGTATCGGCGGTTCTAGCGGAGGAGGTGGTGGGAATGGTAACAATAATGGTGatggttcatcttctcctaatcCCGATGACTCTTCATCATTAGATGGTTTTGGACCCTTGGGGGCTTTCTTAAGTGGTTGGAGGTCGAGAGTGGCTGCTGATCCTCAATTTCCTTTTAAGGTTCTTATGGAGGAGATTGTGGGTGTGAGTGCTTGTGTTCTAGGTGACATGGCTACTCGGCCAAATTTCGGTCTTAATGAGTTGGATTTTGTTTTCTCAACTCTTGTTGTTGGCTCCATATTGAATTTTACTCTCATGTATCTCTTGGCACCTACACTGGCATCTTCTGGGTCTGCATTGCCCGCCTTCTTTGCCCGTTGTCCTCCTAGCCACATGTTTGAGCCTGGCCCCTTCAGTGTTGTTGATCGGTTTGGGACTTTTGTGTATAAAGGATTGGTGTTTGCTGGCGTTGGGTTTGCAGCTGGATTGGTTGGGACTGCTTTATCCAATGGGTTAATCATGATGAGAAAGAAGATGGATCCTACTTTTGAGACTCCGAACAAGGCGCCACCTACCTTGTTGAATGCTCTTACTTGGGCAGCCCACATGGGTATTAGCAGTAACTTCAGATACCAGACCCTCAACGGGGTTGAGTATGTGCTTGCCAAGGGGCTTCCATCATTTGTATTCAAGACTTCTGTGGTTGTTTTGAGGGTCATGAATAATGTTTTGGGCGGGATGTCTTTTGTGGTACTGGCAAGGCTGACAGGATCACAAAGCTCTGGTGCTAAGGAGGTAAAGCTGGTCACTAGTGAAGAGGTGGAAGCATTGGCGGCTACCTCTGCTGATGAGAAAGAGAAATTGTTACAAGACTGTGATAGCGGCGAGTCTGTCCCCAAGTAG
- the LOC108195947 gene encoding probable LRR receptor-like serine/threonine-protein kinase At1g06840 isoform X1, giving the protein MKMKMVVGVYVLGLSFSCLLLLAVPQLTDPSQVSALLAVKSSLIDQHNHLNNWNKGRDPCASNWTGVVCFQTIGPDGYLHVREILLLNRNLSGSLAPELGQLSSLQILDFMWNELTGSIPKELGKLSSLQLLLLNGNRLSGYLPDELGNLPHLRRLQVDENQISGPIPKSFSNLGSIRHLHLNNNSISGQIPSELSNLSTLIHLLVDNNNLSGYLPSELSNIPNLRIIQLDNNNFNGAVIPAVYMKLSRLVKLSLRNCSLQGALPNFSKLSRLKYLDLSWNQLSGSIPSDKLPENMTTIILSSNLLNGTIPQSLSNLPYLQLLSAENNTFSGSIPASIWQNKLLNATARLILDLQNNLLVNISGVLNPPENVTLRLHGNPVCNIANIKNITQYCKPEVGGEAKEISKTTSTTCPIQACPVDNYFEYVPEAPIPCFCASPIRIGYRLKSPGFSYFQPYIDLFKMYLSKSLGLSLYQISIEPYFWEEGPRLRMYLKLFPVAGVEHSNTFNTSEVLRINDIFTSWSFSGDDLFGPYELLNFSLLGPYSDVIIGRQGTSINKRVLVLVVVVAVVCAVVITITATVLITKKHSRNFRKLSRTRTSSKSSVKIDGVRSFTFEEMSTATNNFTDSTLVGQGGYGNVYRGMLSNNRIVAIKRAKEGSLQGEKEFLTEIELLSRLHHRNLVSLVGYCEEKGEQMLVYEFMPNGTLQYWLSAKSKEALNFGMRLHVALDSAKGILYLHTEANPPIFHRDIKASNILLDSNFTAKVADFGLSLLAPVSNDQGYLPDHVSTVVKGTPGYLDPEYFLTHKLTDKSDVYSLGVVFLEILTGMQPISHGKNIVREVNLSYNSGTMFSIIDSRMGSYPSECVERFIALALKCCHSKPEDRPSMPEVVRELENILEKMPETGPDSSKPTYRESSSTSSVFLSNDEYFASLNMSGSNLVSGVMTSIKPR; this is encoded by the exons atgaagatgaagatggtgGTGGGAGTTTATGTTTTGGGTCTATCATTCTCTTGTTTGCTGCTGCTTGCTGTTCCACAACTCACTGATCCCTCCCAAG TTTCGGCATTATTAGCTGTCAAGAGCAGTTTAATTGATCAACACAATCATCTTAACAACTGGAATAAAGGCCGAGATCCATGCGCATCCAATTGGACTGGAGTAGTATGCTTTCAAACAATTGGACCTGATGGTTACCTTCATGTTCGAGAAAT CCTGCTACTAAATAGAAATCTATCAGGAAGTTTAGCACCTGAGCTTGGTCAGCTTTCTAGTCTTCAAATATT AGATTTCATGTGGAATGAGCTAACTGGCAGCATACCAAAGGAGTTAGGAAAGTTGTCTTCTTTACAACTCCT ACTCTTGAATGGTAACAGATTATCAGGCTACCTGCCTGACGAACTCGGAAACCTACCTCATCTGAGGCGACTCCAAGTAGACGAGAACCAGATATCAGGACCAATACctaaatcattttcaaatttgGGCAGTATTCGACATCT GCATCTTAACAACAATTCAATCAGCGGACAAATTCCATCTGAACTTTCCAATCTATCCACTTTAATTCACTT GCTTGTGGACAACAATAATTTATCTGGATATCTTCCATCTGAGCTTTCAAACATCCCAAACTTGAGGATAAT TCAACTTGATAACAATAATTTCAACGGGGCTGTCATTCCTGCTGTGTATATGAAACTGTCAAGATTAGTGAAACT AAGCCTTAGAAATTGCAGTCTGCAAGGAGCTCTGCCTAATTTCAGCAAATTATCAAGACTTAAATATCT AGATCTTAGCTGGAACCAACTCTCTGGATCGATACCATCAGATAAGCTGCCGGAAAATATGACAACTAT TATTCTGTCCTCTAACCTTCTAAATGGAACAATTCCGCAGAGTTTGTCAAATCTTCCCTATCTTCAGCTATT GTCAGCagaaaataatacttttagtGGTTCTATTCCTGCTAGTATATGGCAGAACAAGCTCTTAAATGCAACAGCAAGACTTATACT TGATCTTCAGAATAATTTGCTGGTAAATATTTCTGGAGTTCTCAATCCTCCAGAAAATGTTACTCTAAG GCTACATGGCAATCCTGTCTGCAACattgcaaatataaaaaatataacccAATACTGCAAACCAGAAGTTGGAGGGGAAGCTAAAGAAATTTCAAAAACTACAAGCACTACTTGTCCTATTCAAGCATGTCCTGTCGacaattattttgaatatgtcCCAGAAGCTCCTATTCCATGTTTCTGTGCATCGCCTATTCGAATTGGATACAGGCTGAAGAGCCCCGGCTTTTCTTATTTCCAGCCCTACATAGATCtatttaaaatgtatttaagTAAATCTCTGGGGTTAAGCCTTTATCAGATATCTATTGAACCATACTTTTGGGAAGAAGGACCTCGCCTAAGGATGTATTTGAAGCTTTTCCCTGTAGCGGGGGTTGAACACTCGAACACATTCAATACAAGTGAGGTTTTGCGCATAAACGACATATTCACGTCTTGGAGTTTCTCTGGTGATGATTTATTTGGACCTTATGAGCTTCTCAATTTCAGTCTACTAGGACCATATTCAGATG TTATTATTGGGCGTCAAGGAACAAGTATAAACAAACGTGTTTTGGTGTTGGTTGTAGTGGTGGCAGTTGTTTGTGCAGTGGTGATAACTATAACGGCCACAGTTTTAATCACCAAAAAACATTCGAGAAACTTCCGTAAGCTGTCAAGAACACGTACAT CCTcgaagagttctgtaaagatCGATGGGGTCAGAAGCTTCACCTTTGAAGAAATGTCAACAGCAACCAACAATTTCACTGACTCAACATTAGTAGGCCAAGGAGGCTATGGGAATGTTTACAGAGGAATGCTATCCAACAATAGAATTGTTGCCATAAAGCGTGCAAAAGAAGGATCATTACAGGGCGAGAAAGAATTTTTGACGGAGATAGAATTGTTATCAAGGTTACATCATCGAAACCTAGTTTCACTTGTTGGATActgtgaagaaaaaggagagCAG ATGCTGGTATATGAGTTCATGCCTAATGGCACATTGCAATACTGGCTTTCTG CTAAATCAAAGGAGGCTTTGAACTTCGGGATGAGATTGCATGTAGCTCTGGATTCAGCGAAAGGTATATTATACCTCCATACTGAAGCAAACCCACCAATATTTCACCGTGATATCAAAGCCAGCAATATTCTTCTGGACTCGAACTTTACTGCAAAAGTGGCTGATTTTGGACTCTCACTACTTGCACCAGTCTCAAATGACCAAGGGTATTTGCCAGATCATGTATCAACAGTTGTTAAAGGCACCCCG GGCTACCTTGATCCTGAATATTTTTTGACCCACAAACTGACAGACAAAAGCGATGTCTATAGCCTTGGTGTTGTCTTCTTGGAGATCTTAACAGGCATGCAACCAATATCCCATGGGAAAAATATTGTCCGTGAG GTGAACTTGTCGTATAATTCTGGCACAATGTTCTCTATTATAGACAGCAGAATGGGATCTTACCCCTCTGAATGTGTCGAAAGGTTTATAGCTTTGGCCCTGAAATGTTGCCATAGCAAGCCAGAAGATAGACCATCAATGCCAGAGGTGGTTAGGGAACTCGAAAATATACTTGAAAAGATGCCGGAAACCGGACCTGATTCATCCAAACCAACATACAGGGAGTCCTCATCCACATCTTCAGTGTTCCTCTCGAACGACGAATATTTTGCATCCTTAAATATGTCGGGAAGCAATCTTGTTAGTGGTGTGATGACAAGCATCAAGCCTAGATAA
- the LOC108195947 gene encoding probable LRR receptor-like serine/threonine-protein kinase At1g06840 isoform X2, whose product MWNELTGSIPKELGKLSSLQLLLLNGNRLSGYLPDELGNLPHLRRLQVDENQISGPIPKSFSNLGSIRHLHLNNNSISGQIPSELSNLSTLIHLLVDNNNLSGYLPSELSNIPNLRIIQLDNNNFNGAVIPAVYMKLSRLVKLSLRNCSLQGALPNFSKLSRLKYLDLSWNQLSGSIPSDKLPENMTTIILSSNLLNGTIPQSLSNLPYLQLLSAENNTFSGSIPASIWQNKLLNATARLILDLQNNLLVNISGVLNPPENVTLRLHGNPVCNIANIKNITQYCKPEVGGEAKEISKTTSTTCPIQACPVDNYFEYVPEAPIPCFCASPIRIGYRLKSPGFSYFQPYIDLFKMYLSKSLGLSLYQISIEPYFWEEGPRLRMYLKLFPVAGVEHSNTFNTSEVLRINDIFTSWSFSGDDLFGPYELLNFSLLGPYSDVIIGRQGTSINKRVLVLVVVVAVVCAVVITITATVLITKKHSRNFRKLSRTRTSSKSSVKIDGVRSFTFEEMSTATNNFTDSTLVGQGGYGNVYRGMLSNNRIVAIKRAKEGSLQGEKEFLTEIELLSRLHHRNLVSLVGYCEEKGEQMLVYEFMPNGTLQYWLSAKSKEALNFGMRLHVALDSAKGILYLHTEANPPIFHRDIKASNILLDSNFTAKVADFGLSLLAPVSNDQGYLPDHVSTVVKGTPGYLDPEYFLTHKLTDKSDVYSLGVVFLEILTGMQPISHGKNIVREVNLSYNSGTMFSIIDSRMGSYPSECVERFIALALKCCHSKPEDRPSMPEVVRELENILEKMPETGPDSSKPTYRESSSTSSVFLSNDEYFASLNMSGSNLVSGVMTSIKPR is encoded by the exons ATGTGGAATGAGCTAACTGGCAGCATACCAAAGGAGTTAGGAAAGTTGTCTTCTTTACAACTCCT ACTCTTGAATGGTAACAGATTATCAGGCTACCTGCCTGACGAACTCGGAAACCTACCTCATCTGAGGCGACTCCAAGTAGACGAGAACCAGATATCAGGACCAATACctaaatcattttcaaatttgGGCAGTATTCGACATCT GCATCTTAACAACAATTCAATCAGCGGACAAATTCCATCTGAACTTTCCAATCTATCCACTTTAATTCACTT GCTTGTGGACAACAATAATTTATCTGGATATCTTCCATCTGAGCTTTCAAACATCCCAAACTTGAGGATAAT TCAACTTGATAACAATAATTTCAACGGGGCTGTCATTCCTGCTGTGTATATGAAACTGTCAAGATTAGTGAAACT AAGCCTTAGAAATTGCAGTCTGCAAGGAGCTCTGCCTAATTTCAGCAAATTATCAAGACTTAAATATCT AGATCTTAGCTGGAACCAACTCTCTGGATCGATACCATCAGATAAGCTGCCGGAAAATATGACAACTAT TATTCTGTCCTCTAACCTTCTAAATGGAACAATTCCGCAGAGTTTGTCAAATCTTCCCTATCTTCAGCTATT GTCAGCagaaaataatacttttagtGGTTCTATTCCTGCTAGTATATGGCAGAACAAGCTCTTAAATGCAACAGCAAGACTTATACT TGATCTTCAGAATAATTTGCTGGTAAATATTTCTGGAGTTCTCAATCCTCCAGAAAATGTTACTCTAAG GCTACATGGCAATCCTGTCTGCAACattgcaaatataaaaaatataacccAATACTGCAAACCAGAAGTTGGAGGGGAAGCTAAAGAAATTTCAAAAACTACAAGCACTACTTGTCCTATTCAAGCATGTCCTGTCGacaattattttgaatatgtcCCAGAAGCTCCTATTCCATGTTTCTGTGCATCGCCTATTCGAATTGGATACAGGCTGAAGAGCCCCGGCTTTTCTTATTTCCAGCCCTACATAGATCtatttaaaatgtatttaagTAAATCTCTGGGGTTAAGCCTTTATCAGATATCTATTGAACCATACTTTTGGGAAGAAGGACCTCGCCTAAGGATGTATTTGAAGCTTTTCCCTGTAGCGGGGGTTGAACACTCGAACACATTCAATACAAGTGAGGTTTTGCGCATAAACGACATATTCACGTCTTGGAGTTTCTCTGGTGATGATTTATTTGGACCTTATGAGCTTCTCAATTTCAGTCTACTAGGACCATATTCAGATG TTATTATTGGGCGTCAAGGAACAAGTATAAACAAACGTGTTTTGGTGTTGGTTGTAGTGGTGGCAGTTGTTTGTGCAGTGGTGATAACTATAACGGCCACAGTTTTAATCACCAAAAAACATTCGAGAAACTTCCGTAAGCTGTCAAGAACACGTACAT CCTcgaagagttctgtaaagatCGATGGGGTCAGAAGCTTCACCTTTGAAGAAATGTCAACAGCAACCAACAATTTCACTGACTCAACATTAGTAGGCCAAGGAGGCTATGGGAATGTTTACAGAGGAATGCTATCCAACAATAGAATTGTTGCCATAAAGCGTGCAAAAGAAGGATCATTACAGGGCGAGAAAGAATTTTTGACGGAGATAGAATTGTTATCAAGGTTACATCATCGAAACCTAGTTTCACTTGTTGGATActgtgaagaaaaaggagagCAG ATGCTGGTATATGAGTTCATGCCTAATGGCACATTGCAATACTGGCTTTCTG CTAAATCAAAGGAGGCTTTGAACTTCGGGATGAGATTGCATGTAGCTCTGGATTCAGCGAAAGGTATATTATACCTCCATACTGAAGCAAACCCACCAATATTTCACCGTGATATCAAAGCCAGCAATATTCTTCTGGACTCGAACTTTACTGCAAAAGTGGCTGATTTTGGACTCTCACTACTTGCACCAGTCTCAAATGACCAAGGGTATTTGCCAGATCATGTATCAACAGTTGTTAAAGGCACCCCG GGCTACCTTGATCCTGAATATTTTTTGACCCACAAACTGACAGACAAAAGCGATGTCTATAGCCTTGGTGTTGTCTTCTTGGAGATCTTAACAGGCATGCAACCAATATCCCATGGGAAAAATATTGTCCGTGAG GTGAACTTGTCGTATAATTCTGGCACAATGTTCTCTATTATAGACAGCAGAATGGGATCTTACCCCTCTGAATGTGTCGAAAGGTTTATAGCTTTGGCCCTGAAATGTTGCCATAGCAAGCCAGAAGATAGACCATCAATGCCAGAGGTGGTTAGGGAACTCGAAAATATACTTGAAAAGATGCCGGAAACCGGACCTGATTCATCCAAACCAACATACAGGGAGTCCTCATCCACATCTTCAGTGTTCCTCTCGAACGACGAATATTTTGCATCCTTAAATATGTCGGGAAGCAATCTTGTTAGTGGTGTGATGACAAGCATCAAGCCTAGATAA